Sequence from the Fusarium oxysporum Fo47 chromosome VI, complete sequence genome:
AGAACGTGGAACTTTGGTTGGACTATCAAAAGCCAGGTCCCCCATCCCCACAGATGTTGACATAGACTCGAAAGAATCCTTCGTAACCTGGAAGGGTGACAATAAGCTGGATAGCATATTCAAATCCATCATCATATAGGTATCTTAGGTGCGGTGCAAGGATATGTATGCTTGCACTTATGGGAGTATTCAGCTAACAGGGCTTCCTTATAAACCTGTGATCTTTGCTTCCTCGGCCAGATGTCACTCTGAATGAACTGTCACGGATCAAGGGTCGTCTTCGAACCTCAGGATCCGTACGCTTCAAGGGCCATAACTAGCGCCTATCGGGCATCCCGAGAATGAACCCTTCAAACTTTGCCCATCGTTTCATGATGCCAGTGATTACTAATGGAAGCTTTCGCTGAGATACAAGTCGCTATTACCTGTCACTTGGATGCCTTTTGAAGGACATGGCCCCAACTGTAAGATCAGGTTGATTTGGCCTGTACGTCCTAGTTCCCCTGGATAAGAAATAGGACCGGTTCAAACAAGGCATTGCCAGAGAACTACAGGGTCTTGCTTTGACTTTCCTATCAAGGCTAAGTGGTCAGTAAGTCAAAACACTTCGGCAGTTCGGCAGGTCGGACGTACCCGAGACTGGTCGATCATCATCGAACAATATCATATGAAGAACTCGAAACTAGGGGCAGAGTGTACTTCATCCGTGTTGAATCGTAAATAGACTCAGGGATGAGAATGTCCAAACCAGATATAAAAGCTTCAAGCTTCCCTTTCATATTCTGTGCAACAGCAAAGCATTTCTGGGCTCTCATCTCTATCAAGCCAGTAGTTCTCTCACTCCAGATAACAAGGCAGCCATGCATTcttatactattattacCACCCTTACGCTGAGTACAGCAGCTTCTGCTTACCAGCTCCCCCAAAACCTGAAGTCCATTTACGATAACCATAAGGTAAATCTACCCCATCACTCACAGATATAACTCTCATAACAGAACAGGCTGGCTCGTGTTCCAACCGCCTTTCTGACAGGTTTCCCGAGGGCGCCAGATACTGTGGTGATATCGCAGGAGCTGTCTTTCTTAAAGGGTCAGACGGAAACTACGACAATATGGATATTGACTGCGATGGCGCCAACAACCATGCAGGTGCTTGCTCGAACGACCCGACCGGACAGGGCGAGACTGCATTCAAGGATACTGTCAACCAATACGGCATCTCTGACTTGGATGCAAATGTTCATCCCTACGTGGTTTTCGGCAACGAAGGAGCCTCTCCATCTTTCGATCCTCAGCAGCATGGTATTAAGCCACTGAGTATCATGGCCGTGGTTTGTAACGGTGAAGTGGCAAGTTTCTCAAAATGTATGTCATGCATCTCCTTCTAACATTTCATAGCACTACGGCATCTGGGGAGATACCAATGGAGGTACTTCCACCGGCGAGGCTTCGATTTCTCTTGCGGAGCTTTGCTTCCCGAACCAGGGCCTGAATGGAGACATGGGACATGGTGAGAAGGATGTTCTATATCTTGCCTTTAAGGGTGACGAGGCTGTTCCTGGAAAGAATGGTGCTGATTGGAAGACTACGAGCCGTGCCAATTTCTCCAAGAGCATAAGGGCTTTGGGAGACAAGCTGGTCGCTAAGCTGTAAGGATAAGGAATCGATATTAATTTGCCGATAGTTCTCTCCAACAGCAAGAAGCAGCTATATGTGCATGGATTTATGTAGAACGCGGGTGAATAGAATGTTTTGTAATGTTATTCGCTGCTTGGTCCTCTATACAAGCTCACACTCAATAAGATTTTCAACACTAGCAACTCCACACTTCCAAAACTTGACGATCTTGAGATTCAATCCGCTCCCCTCAATCAACTGGTACCAATTATCCTCTGTACGCTCAAGAGCTGAAAGCTGCGTCATCATGAGGATATCACCAGCTGTAGCCTCCCAGTATGCTCCCGTTCGTGGAATAACACATTCGAAGATAAGAAGTTTGCTATACCCAGGCTTCATGGCTTCTGCAAGACGAGACAGGATCTTGTGGCATACATCATCTGGCCAGTCGTGGAGAATCGAGTGCATGAAGTATGCTCTTGCGCCTTTAATGGGTTGCTCGGTCAGAAAGTCATGCGGCATTAGTTCTATCGAAGGATCGATATCCTTCACGTCATTGATAACGACTGGTAGGTCCTGAAGgacaagcttcttgagtagTTTGTCAGTAGTGGTTGCCCTTACGGTGAATGTGGAACTCACTCCTGGGTGGTTAGGGTAAAACTTCTTGAACTCGTGGATATCGTGTCCAAGACCTCCGGCAACATCAACTAATAGCGGGGCGTCAGGCGATCCATCTGTCCCTGGGAAAAGGGTCTCCTCAACAGGGTAGAGCGAAGGATGCATCCAGGGTAATCGAGCTTGTCTGTAGCCGCCCACTGTCTGATATCAGTATCCATACTTTTACTGACGGAATGAGGATGTACGAACTGTGATTATTTGTTTGAGGGCCTAGCCCAATGGATCTCAAATACTCAAAGCAGTTTGGCAAGTTAGTGTCGTAAGATACGTGCATTGCAGTGTAACTCGCATCGGTTGGGTTCTTCCACTGAGTCTGGCGGAGAAACTTGTAGAACTCGATTGGGCTGCGACCAATCCCGCCGAGCCTTGGGAATATCAGTAATCTAGTTGTGGAAGACgtttatttttttttttagcaCTACATACAGTGCGAGATACCCATCACCAATGACATCGAGGCTCAATGACCTGGTGAAATTCGAGAGTTTGTATTCGTCTTGCCTGACTTCTTGGAGGTGCCCCATGGCCGCAGCATGGCGTAGGAGACGTCCTATCATCAGGAAACATTAATTATGGCTGATCCATGCTGAATCTCACTACTGACCTAGAAGAATGGTTTCCATGCCTAGAGATCTCGCAAGATCTTCCGCCTTTTGAGCCTTATCAGCACCATTCTTAACCATGAGTTTCCAGAGTCCTATGTCGACTCCAGTGATGAGCACTGCATTCAATCCTGGCTTCTAATTGTCAGATTGTAGGGTTAAGTAACGGCGAAGTCAACGTACGTCAGCCCATGTGTGCTGTACCATGATCTCGCGGGGCGTTTGAAGGGAATGGACAAGCGTCCGAGCTTTGACAAGCATCGTCTGGCGAATATTTTCGTCCCCATGATTAAGATCCCTCTGGAGGGTGGATAACTCCTGAATCAGGTCTCCTACGGCATCGATATTTCCGGGCCGCGTTGCGAACGAGAGATCGACAGATTCAGCCATGGCGTTGTAGGCGAGTTTCgtgaagatcaagaacagGAAAGGTTAGGGTGGCAATCCAGGAGTAATAGCAAGGGGTTATACGTCTAGCAGACACTCAATTGAGTTCAACTTATattgaaaaaaaaaacaggTATCTCGGTTAGTCAATGTCCTGCTAATATGGCCATGATTGGAGGGGTTGCTCCGTTGGACGGAGTAGTGCTTGTTGGTTCTGGCTTGCACGTACGATGCCAAGTCATTCCAGGTTGCATTCATGGGGTATATCTTCCTTTTGATCATGTTACCGAGTCCAGCTACCAATGATATTGCAAAGTGGAACACGGAGCAGGTTTTCCGACTCCACAAATATGTTGGTTGTACCCATGTTCACTGTTGGTTGTGTTGCTGGCTGTTAAGAAATGTGACAAGAGTGTTTATCCGTCGAGGCCTTTTGTTTGGTAACTTTTGTTGAAGTTGCACATTAATTTTTCCTTTTGATTCTATCTGGGGGTATGGCGAATGAGTATAGACCTGGAGTGGAGGCTGAGATGAACTTTACGGAACCACTCCTGGCCTAGCATTCGAGTACAGATCAAGTGTCCGGGTAACAGGTCCGAAGCTTGCAATTTGTCTCACATGCGTGATATCACATCTCAACTGCATGACACATACGGTGTTGGGTCGACAATAGCTCTGCACCTGTCACTTATCCCCGAGGTGAGGTTTGTTTGTTGGTTTGCATCAAGCATCATGCAACAGGTAACCAACAAGAGAAATTAATTCTCATGCGAAAAAAGAAATGATGGCTCTGTCtctgctttcttttgttaaATGGTGAAGCATGCCAGAGAGTAGACACTCTTCATTATGGTGGCCACTTTCTCGTGCCATTGCACCTGAACAGGAGCCTTGAACAACATGGAGGACAAAGGACCAATGATAATTGCAGTCTGCTGGACATTCACAGTCTTGGCACTTATATTTGTGGTTGCTCGACTCTTCGTTCGTGGAGCTGTTCATCGGACCCTGTTCATCGACGACTATTTTATCATTCTGTCAATTGCAAGTTACTCGTCAAGTCCTCTATCATTCACGAGACCTCCCTATTGACTATTTTACAACAGATATGCGCTATCCTTTCCAACATCTTCGTCACGATGTCTGTATACTGGGGCAATGGCAAACACTTCGATGTCTTGAGCCTAGAACAGAAACAAAACACTATCAAGTGGATGATGGCCGCTTATGTCCCAGGTATCGAAACGCTCGGCTTCCCTAAACTCGCCGTCATCGCTCTCCTAGCCCGACTCCTCATGCCTGGCAGAATACACCTGGTGGTCTTGTGGAGCATGGGCATAATTTGCTGCCTGTCTCTCACGGCCATGGTGACTACCTTGCTTTTGCAATGCAGTCCCCCAAGGGCCCTGTGGACCTTGACAATGCCAAGAGATTGTTTAGCGCCATCTAAACTGGAAGGGCTGGCATTTTGGGCAAGCTGTTAGTCTTGTGATCTTATCACAATATGGAAGCATCAACTGACCATCTGGTAGCAATATCCGCGTTTCTGGACTTCTACCTCGCTGTGTACCCAGCAATTACTCTTTGGAAGCTGCTCATGcctttgaagaagaagctgatacTCAGCCTTGCACTCGGCATGGGAGTGGTGTAAGTGCGAGGATCATGCTCTCTTGACTTTGGACTGACATATGTAGGTGCGGCGCTATTGGAATTGTTAAAGCAACCGGAGTTCCAACGCTGGTCAGTCAAGACGTTAGCTGTATGTCGTTATCACAAGATCAACATTCCGGACACTGACAATAGGCCTTAGACAATTTATGCGACCCTCTGTATTGGACATCGTAAGTAAATCCATCGAACCGCATACGAGGACCCATCAAATGACTTACAAAATTTTAAGTGTCGAAGGAAATCTGATCATCATCGCGGCCTGTATACCAGTGCTTCAGCCCATTCTTGAGATGTTCAAGGGACGTAACATCTGGAGCACCAAGAAAGGCTCTGGTAAGCACCAATACAAAGACTACAGTAAGCAAAGCGGACAGCAGCAACCTGGCATCGAGCTGAAAGacaagccaagaaagaaGGTTGATACTTATGGTTTTACGATCCAAGGGATGGAAGGGAGCGAGGAAAACATGGTTGATGCCGACAAGATATCCCGCACTACTTCGTCTAGGCCAGAGAGCCCCAAGGAGGGCATAGTGAGAACTGACCAGGTTATTGTTGGCTATGATGGAGGAGAGGGAGGGCCAACATCGACGGCTAAGAGATGGGCTG
This genomic interval carries:
- a CDS encoding S-adenosyl-L-methionine-dependent methyltransferase produces the protein MAESVDLSFATRPGNIDAVGDLIQELSTLQRDLNHGDENIRQTMLVKARTLVHSLQTPREIMVQHTWADPGLNAVLITGVDIGLWKLMVKNGADKAQKAEDLARSLGMETILLGRLLRHAAAMGHLQEVRQDEYKLSNFTRSLSLDVIGDGYLALLGGIGRSPIEFYKFLRQTQWKNPTDASYTAMHVSYDTNLPNCFEYLRSIGLGPQTNNHMGGYRQARLPWMHPSLYPVEETLFPGTDGSPDAPLLVDVAGGLGHDIHEFKKFYPNHPGKLVLQDLPVVINDVKDIDPSIELMPHDFLTEQPIKGARAYFMHSILHDWPDDVCHKILSRLAEAMKPGYSKLLIFECVIPRTGAYWEATAGDILMMTQLSALERTEDNWYQLIEGSGLNLKIVKFWKCGVASVENLIECELV
- a CDS encoding fungal chitosanase of glycosyl hydrolase group 75-domain-containing protein; amino-acid sequence: MHSYTIITTLTLSTAASAYQLPQNLKSIYDNHKAGSCSNRLSDRFPEGARYCGDIAGAVFLKGSDGNYDNMDIDCDGANNHAGACSNDPTGQGETAFKDTVNQYGISDLDANVHPYVVFGNEGASPSFDPQQHGIKPLSIMAVHYGIWGDTNGGTSTGEASISLAELCFPNQGLNGDMGHGEKDVLYLAFKGDEAVPGKNGADWKTTSRANFSKSIRALGDKLVAKL